One window from the genome of Lysobacter helvus encodes:
- a CDS encoding MBL fold metallo-hydrolase: MRPDVTGFHDPATGTWSYVVVDPATREAAILDPVLDFDSKSARTTHASAQRLVDHVRANALQVRWLLETHAHADHLSAAQWLRAIFPEARVAMGSGIRQTQRSFAPVFEFGADVPTDGSQFDQLFEAGDHVAIGRIEAEVIAAPGHTADCVAYLVGDALFCGDTLFMPDAGTARTDFPNADAATLYRTIQRFYELPDATRVFVCHDYGPDGRAIAGETTIGAQKRENIHLRADTTEADFVAMRQARDATLPMPALILPSLQVNLRAGHLPPPSANGTRYLRIPLDRI, encoded by the coding sequence ATGCGACCCGACGTCACCGGCTTCCACGATCCCGCCACGGGCACCTGGAGCTACGTCGTCGTGGACCCTGCGACGCGCGAGGCCGCGATCCTCGATCCCGTGCTGGATTTCGACAGCAAGTCGGCGCGCACCACGCACGCGTCGGCGCAACGGTTGGTGGATCACGTCCGCGCCAACGCCCTGCAGGTGCGCTGGCTGCTGGAAACGCACGCGCACGCCGACCACCTGAGCGCGGCGCAATGGTTGCGCGCCATCTTCCCGGAGGCGCGCGTCGCGATGGGCAGCGGGATCCGGCAGACACAACGCAGCTTCGCGCCGGTGTTCGAATTCGGCGCGGACGTGCCGACCGATGGCTCGCAGTTCGACCAGTTGTTCGAGGCCGGCGACCACGTCGCGATCGGGCGCATCGAAGCCGAAGTCATCGCGGCACCGGGGCACACCGCCGATTGCGTCGCGTACCTCGTCGGCGATGCGCTGTTCTGCGGCGACACCTTGTTCATGCCCGACGCCGGCACCGCGCGAACGGATTTCCCGAACGCCGATGCGGCGACGCTGTACCGCACCATCCAGCGCTTCTACGAATTGCCCGACGCAACCCGCGTGTTCGTCTGCCACGACTACGGCCCCGATGGCCGCGCGATCGCGGGCGAAACCACCATCGGCGCGCAGAAGCGCGAGAACATCCACCTGCGCGCGGACACGACGGAAGCCGACTTCGTCGCGATGCGCCAGGCGCGCGACGCCACGTTGCCGATGCCGGCATTGATCCTGCCGTCGCTGCAGGTCAACCTCCGCGCCGGACACCTGCCGCCGCCGTCGGCGAACGGCACGCGCTACCTGCGCATTCCCCTCGACCGGATCTGA
- a CDS encoding S1/P1 nuclease, whose protein sequence is MPTMPRLFALSAALAALLAAPAAQAWSALGHRMVGALAERHLNPEAEAQVKLLLAGEPDPTLAGVATWADDLRNTDADRFKATSRQHYVNTTDGTCHVVMERDCPDGQCVIGAIDTQRAILADRTRPIAARRDALKFLVHYVGDAHQPMHANNHPDKGGNDYQISLRTKLEPEAYAKKNYVDGVMGTNLHSVWDYYILGEVGVDKPGHPGLGLKGYTDKLDAFPWPPESGAVSDPKAWAGESCRLVDARSLYPEGHVLDRTYLDAMRPLAEQRVRQAAWRLAKLLDDTLGSPAPQP, encoded by the coding sequence ATGCCGACGATGCCCCGCCTGTTCGCCCTTTCCGCCGCCCTCGCCGCCCTGCTCGCGGCCCCCGCGGCCCAGGCCTGGAGCGCCCTGGGGCACCGGATGGTCGGTGCGCTGGCCGAGCGGCACCTCAACCCGGAGGCCGAAGCGCAGGTGAAACTGCTGCTGGCCGGCGAACCCGACCCCACCCTTGCCGGCGTGGCCACCTGGGCCGACGACCTGCGCAACACGGACGCCGACCGCTTCAAGGCCACCTCGCGCCAGCACTACGTGAACACCACCGACGGCACCTGCCACGTCGTGATGGAACGCGACTGTCCGGACGGCCAGTGCGTGATCGGCGCCATCGACACCCAGCGCGCGATCCTCGCCGACCGCACCCGGCCGATCGCCGCCCGCCGCGATGCGCTGAAGTTCCTGGTCCATTACGTCGGCGACGCGCACCAGCCGATGCACGCCAACAACCATCCCGACAAGGGCGGCAACGACTACCAGATCAGCCTGCGCACGAAGCTGGAACCCGAGGCCTACGCGAAGAAGAACTACGTGGACGGCGTGATGGGCACCAACCTGCATTCGGTCTGGGACTACTACATCCTCGGCGAGGTGGGCGTCGACAAGCCGGGCCATCCGGGCCTCGGGTTGAAGGGCTACACCGACAAGCTCGATGCCTTCCCGTGGCCGCCGGAATCCGGCGCGGTCAGCGATCCCAAGGCCTGGGCCGGCGAGTCCTGCCGCCTCGTCGATGCGCGTTCGCTGTATCCGGAAGGCCACGTGCTCGATCGCACGTACCTCGATGCCATGCGTCCGCTCGCCGAACAGCGCGTCCGCCAGGCCGCGTGGCGGCTGGCGAAGCTGCTCGACGACACGCTGGGCAGCCCCGCGCCCCAACCCTGA